A segment of the Eleutherodactylus coqui strain aEleCoq1 chromosome 6, aEleCoq1.hap1, whole genome shotgun sequence genome:
TCTTGGAGCCAGGGAGTCTGTGGGAACCatcggtgatttggtcatcaattgaggtgggatggtagccctgatttataaatgttcttttaagatggtacaaatgttcctctctgtctgttgggttggagcagatccggttgtatctggtgaccaaatcaccagagccaccaggatacccagaagtcaactactccaatacaaggagaaggaaagaaacaatcgtgtgcctctagtagtgacctacaatccgcaactagaggtactaaggaaaaccgcaagaaaactccaccataccctgcacaaggatgaccgtctgaaaaccatattcccggaccctccgcttctgtgttacaggcaacctcctaacttgaggaactttataatcaggagtgcattaccctctgacacacaaaaaggaacttatccctgtaatgtaaggagctgtaagacctgctcacatgtactgactgcggacaggatacggatccccaacacacagcaggactataagatccaggggacattcacatgttcctcgtccaatgtggtgtacctaatcatgtgcagtaaatgtcctgttgggggtctttatgttggagaaacaggacagaaactcaaagccaggatgagatctcatcgccacacgattgaacacagaagaagagaattacctgtggccgagcacttctctaaccatggacatgacataggggatatgagagttttgatattgaagggtggtttcaagtcacaaaaccacagaagaatttgggaatataaattgataacaacctttgacacgctgaatactgggttaaattattccccaggatttatgcgtgaatgggaagtgtgagacttgattgcacagataagacccccatcaacagtaattcagggaccataaactttcactcccttatcagtatttagctaaaaatgtttgtgtatctcttataacaattcaagcctgttgaccttcccccccccctccaacagtaatttagggaccataaaactttcactccgctatcagtgtctagttgcagaattccttttaagtgcgaaccaatcacatccatatctgtgccttgtcataagtatgtatgttataagtgtgtataaatatgcatgcctcttcagatccaatccatttaagccggaagaagtaccctgcgttggtacgaaagctcgctattattacatcatgtatttttgttagccattaaaaggtatcatatctacaagattacgtcgtttctcttgctgagaaaaatcacattttatagATTGTTCCAGAATATCATGGAAATTGATAAGCAGAAGAGGTGAACAGCATACAGGAAGAGCACATCGGTGACTAATATTGGTAAGCGAGAGGAATAACTTCTCTTTTCCTGGGACATATCCAAGGAGGTGGGAGATGATGGCACTCACTGTAATATGTGGGACTGGCTTGAAGGTAAGCATAGACCCAAGGTACACTTTTGGAATCGCATTCGATTTCACAACTTTTTGTGGCGCCGTGaaaatttttgttgtttttttgttgaaCCATTGGGTAAACCAATGTAGAATGGAGATGCAATGTTTCATTGTTTTTATTCAAGTTCACAGATTTCACTGGAAAGCCTCATGTGGTGTAGAGCATtgagacagcagaaatgcagtctaaagctctcgctcatgaactgaatgttgcaggttcaatccctgagtggttcaggtagctggccaAAGGTCTACTCAGTTTTCCatcagtaaaataagtacccagcttgctggaagGGTAGAAGATGACTGTGAAAGGAAATGGCAAGAAGCCCACAAAAACAATGTGCTTGCATCAGGGGACTTTGCCTTTACCTACCTACCAAAACTCACACCAACTGTAACTCCTGTAACTCCAGAGAGTGGACAGACTCTCCTTAACTGAGGTATAGCTGCTAACTTGGTTACACCCGGATTGGATGTGGATATTTTCGAGGTTGCTTAGATTGCAGGAACTCTGAGGGAGACTATGACtggtagaagaaagaagaatggaCCACACACTGACAGGGTCTGGAGAATGGATACACTCTTATGCTTTTCCTGCTCGTTCTACACCATGATTTCACACCTGAGTCACAAGCTGCCCCATCACTCTCAGGAGGTActgtgtggtatagtgtcttctgttTGATTTGCCCCAGGGCTTACCACTGCTGCGAACTGGTTTGTACTGGGCTGCATGGTATTTGTCTGTTACAATCCAGACCAACTGATCAGCATATCCATATCCTCCCCACTGCGAGCCAGGCTAACAGTTTCAGGGACTCTTTTAGAGGACAAGtgaatacagtgaaaagagaCACTGAAGATGGCAACTTGTTTACAAAAGGGCTACGCATGAGACAGAAAATAGAGGCACATCCATTTCACTAATAACCTTTAATGAATCCTGAAGAGGTGTATTTGCCTCCACTGCATATAAAACTGGGGAGAAGAAACAATTTGTAAACACAATTGATAGAAATGCTGCCGTACTTATGCATTTGAAATCTAAATTTCCCAAAGTTAGTGATGCGGAAGAGAAAGAAGGAATTTTTATAGGTTCACGAATGTCTCCTCTTCTTTCCTTGGAAATCAGAAAGCTCTTGTGAGCTAGTGAGTGAGCTTGTGGCATCATACTAAGTTATGAGATGCAATATGTCCTTAAAACTTCACTTCTGGACTCCCACCTGGACATCCTCTCAGAAGATCTTTGGGGCTGTCAGTGACCGGCCTGGCGAGTGTCTCCATCAGTAGATGTCTACAATGGAACAGAGGTACCGGCTGACTATTGCTGGACCATGAAGCAAAATATTCTGCCAAACCTCGTCAAAAACTTTCTAATTAAACTATTTCACATAATGCTGACTTACATTAGTACTAATTTTCTAAAACTTGAAATGTGTCCCAAAAAACTTGATGGAAAAAATTTTAACATATTTAAATTCCGAAGGTGAAATACAACTGGAATCACCATTAAATATTCttgtaaaagtaaaaagttttgttttgtagACCAGCGTATTCCTGCAGAATGGTTTCAACACTTAGTGGTATTAACGCTATGATGAATTGTTGTGGTTCTGAAGGCTCAGAAAGTTGAACATGCTACTATATGGAGTCTCTAAaaaagtgtccattcagtgtatatctACACCTGCATCTGATGGAGTGTGTTTCTCTTTAAAATAGACCAAATAAACAGCAACATTATTGTACTATTTCTTATGTATCTATGAAATAGACGTGTTTTAATGAACTAGGACAATGAGACCTTATTCAGTTGTTTCAGGGtgcttgcccttcatcagtgtatagTGGGTTTCTGACTTGATagcaagaggcctgtgatgtggatcaaGAACACtatcctttctccttagggagagcgcctagaagatgagtgagtgaggaaacttataaggccattcatgcttctctgggtaatatctaaataagggagatggaatacctctgcagcgccacctattggaaggcagcattcctgcaagtcaatgttagactctttatacaagccttgaaacaatgactgggaattgaaagccaagccagaatccatacacaaatATATGCTATCAAACAAAACTTGTATGGCTACATAAAACTCAGCTGATTTATTATAATTCGACCTAGGTTAGGCACGGTAACTGATAAGTTAAGAATGCTTTCTTATTATTTCACTTGGTTTTGATCATCTTTCTTACACAATTTTTAACATCCTTATTTCTGATGCTGTAGATGATGGGATTCATCATCGGCATTCCCGCCGTATAGAGAAGAGATAGAATACTATCTGTCTCTAGAGAATGAGAAGATGGAGGCTGAAGATACATGAACATAAGGGTTGCATAATAGAAGGTGAGGACAGTGACGTGAGAGCTGCATGTAGAAAAAGCTGCTTGTTTTCCTTGTGAGGAACGGATCTTCAAAATGCTGGAAATTATATAAACATAGGAAATCACATTCAAAGATAAAGAGCAAAAAATAAGGATCGCACATACTACATACATCATTGTCTTATTAAGCCAAGGATCCTTGCAGGATAGTCTTAAAATGGGAGGTATTTCACAAAAGAAATGGTTGATAAAATGATTCCTGCAGAATGAAAGTCCGATGAAGACAACGGGCACATGGATAAAGGAGTTTACTAAACCCAAAGTCCATGGTATTAGGGCTAAGATAACACAAAACCTCATATTCATAATACTGCTATAGTGCAATGGCTTACAAATGGCTACAAATCTATCATAAGCCATGACGGTAAGTAAGAGGCACTCTGCTACCCCACCCACCAATGAGAAGAACATCTGTAAAGCACATCCAGTCACTGAGATACTCTTGTCTGTGGATAAAGTATTTTTGAGGATAACGGGCACTACAGTGGAGGATACAAAGATGTCAATGATAGAGAGATTACAAAGGAAGAAGTACATAGGCGTGTGTAAGGTTGGGCTGATCCTCACTGTAATAAGAAGAAGACCATTTCCTAACAATGCAATAATGTATACCACCAGTAATAAAAGGAACCCTAAAACTTGGAGTTGAGGAACAGTAGATAATCCAAGCAGGAAAAAGTGAAATGGAACAGTTTGGTTGGAGTTCTCCATAGAAAAACCCAGAACCTTCAACAAAGGACAAAGTTGAAGATTGTTAAGTAGTTTGACTGAACTTGGAATATTTGTATATTGAGAAGAACCCCACATACAAAACTAGTACAGacaaccaatcagatcactgTGTTCATACTCTAAGGTACATGAGAACGAAAATGTAATTGCTTGTCTTTGAGAACTACTCCACTATTTTATGTTTCTACTGTTTTTTATAAGAGCCTCAATGTTTTATCCTTAGATTATTTACTGTCCTTGTCATTCATCTAGAGAGCTGTTTTCAACATTACCTGtaggtttgctacatctgtgtataAAAATGAAACCTCTATTTCTATTTATGGGCTTTTACCcagtagcgtttttttaatgcttcaatatcgctgcttttttttttttttccataataatttttattaaattttgtaGAGAAGTAGGAGCATATACATATCATTGCGTATATAAGTAATAATTAAATACACCGTTACAAAGTTTACATATTGTGACGACAGGTATTTCAAGCTTTACATTTCACACAGCGATATGTTATAAATGAGATAAATTACTTTTTGTGTttaagcagtaagagaaatagatCAACTAAACAATTTTAAACATATCAGAACTTATTTTTTAGTTCAAATTGCTGCCAATTATTCCAAATGCTGTTAAATTTAGAGAGACAATTGTTAAATTTTGCATATATCTTTTCGTAACAATAATGGTCTGAAACTGCGCCCAAGAGTTCCCCAATCAAGGGAGGAAAAGCTTTCCTCCACTTTTTGGTTAGGATGCTTTTGGCAGTCAATAGAAAGTGGcatatccattttcttttcttttttggtattTCTTGGCAGCCGATAAGGAGGAGTGCTAGTTGAGGTGAACACTCAAGACAAATGCCAGTTATGGATTAAATGGTGTTAAATACCTCCTTCCAATATTTACGGATTTGGGGACAATCCCAAAACAAGTGATATAAGGTGCCTACTTGGCCGCAGTCTCTCCAGCATGAATTAGAATGGGTCGGGaaaaattttgccatttttgagggtGTATAGTACCAGTTAGTTAGTACTTTGTAATGGGTTTGGAGAATGCTGGCTGAAAAAGTAGCTTTATTGGCCCATTCAAAGGCTCTCAACCGCATCGGGAGTGGTATGTTTTCTTTTATGGTATGCTCACAATTTAGAAGGTGTATCTTTTTTAATCTATTGGTATTTTGAGTAATTACGCTGTAGAAGGTTTTGATTTGGGAAGCTTGGGAGGTTTTGCACCTGGTAAATATGACTTCCAATTCTTTCGGGAAAGAGAAATTGTATATATCAGCttgtttgagaaaggagagaattTTTATATATGAAAAAGCTTCTGAATCAGGCATACTGAATTTGTTTTGAATTTCCTGAAAAGAAAGAGGTTTACTTTTATTCAGTATGTCTGAGATGGTTTTAACTCCCCTAGTTGTCCATTTGTTTAGATTTAAATCCCGAATGAAGTAGGAAAGGACTTCAATTGGAAGTTCAGCTGGAGGGTCTCTGGAGTCAGCCCCACACCCAAGTGCTAGTTGGTTCCAATACTGAAGGGTGTTTGACATTAGCAGAGGGATATCTTGGAAATATATTAGTGGTGCGATCTTTGGAATCAGAGCTCCAAGATTGGAGGCCTTAATCAGAGTCCAGGTGTCTGTCTCCATTTCTGTTTTTCTCTATATGGCACCAAGATGGGATTGATTGAGATTTCAGCCAGGCACCAGATTGGCTTAACAAAGAAGCCTTGTAATAGGTTTGGAGGTTGGGAACACCAAGACCCCCCTGTTTCTTATGCTGGTATAGTATTGATGCCGCTAATCTCGTTTTTTATCACACCAAATAAAATTAAGTAGCTGCTTCTAGAATTTTTGGATCGTGGACTGGGGAATTGGATAGGACAGTGTGTGAAAAAGGTATACAATTTTCAGGAGTGGTAACATTTTATAAAGTGCCATTCTGCCGAACCAAGAATTACCaatttcctccatctctgcttgaAGAGAGATATATAGGGGATCAAAATTTGCGGAAATTGTTTCAGGTAGGTTTTGACATATTTTGGTGCCTAGGTACGATATCTCAGTTTTCCATTGAAAGGGAAACTCCTTCTGTATATCCAATTTTAAATCAGGATCTACATTGATTCCCATTATCAGGGATTTGTCAGAGTTTAGTTTGTATAAAGAGGCATTGCTGTATTGGGTGATGCAGTTGTTTACACCTCTTAGGGAGTTAACAGGGTCTGTCATGGTAATGATAATATCATCGGCGAAAAGGCCGATTTTGTTCTGTCTTAAGCCCATTGATACACCTCTAATCTCCAGAGAGGTTCTAATCATTTCTGTGAGGGGTTCTATTGTCATGACAAACAACAATGGGGATAGGGGACACCCTTGTTGGGTGCCATTAGATATATAGAAAGATGAGGACAACACCCCGTCAACCAAAACTTTGGCCGAGGGTTTTGTGTAAAGAGCTTGGACTGCACGCAGGAAGCCCTCGCCCACCCCAAACCTCCCGAGCACTTCAAATGCGAAGCCCCAAtgcactctatcgaacgccttctccgagTCCAGGGAAAGAAGGAGAGAAGGCGTCTGACTCGAGGCGATCGACTCCAGCAAGTTCTGTATCTTGCATGTGCCATCTGTGGCACTTATTCCTTTCGTAAAGCCCACTTGGTCATTGGGAATGACCGTGGGCAAAACCTCCAGAAGTCTGCTGGCCAatattttagcatatatttttaaGTCGGAGTTCAGGAGGGAAATAGACCTGAAATTTTCTGGTGTTGTAGGGGACTTGCCTGGTTTGGGTATGGTGACAATAGTGGCCTGGAGTATTTCTTCTTGCATGGAGCCCAGGTCCATCGCTTCATTAAATAGTGAATTTGGTTTGTGTTTTTTAGATCTTGTATGGCCTTatgtatttttggaattgatattGGTTTGCTTAATATGTCTCTTTGGGTGACTAGTGTGGGGAGATCCAATCCATCCaggaatttatttattacctctggGGTGGGCTGAAAAGTGCTAGGATTATCTTTAAGGCTGTAAAGGCTGTTGTAATATTCCCtgaattgttcagctatctgctGGGGGTGGGAGATTTTATCCTGGGGGGCATTTTTGTTAGTGATaaatgggatttttgtttttaattgtttttttccatGTAGGAATAGTAGTTTGCTTTAAAGCAAGTCAGACCCCTATTGTAGTTGTCTAGaagcgttttttttaattccctcctCAAGGAGGATAGCTCCATTAGGAGGTTGTTTTGTGGATATTCTTGGTGGAGAGATTCCAGTTTGTTTATTTTTCCTAATAGAAGGTctattttttcttgtttgtttttattttgttgtattttgagttttattagCACCCCTCTTATaactgccttgtgggcattccacaaCGTGGTGTTGCTTACATCTGATGTGGAGTTAAAAGAGAAGTATTCCTCTAAAGCCTTGTTGATAGTTTTTTGATTCTCAGGGATATTGTATAGGTTGGTATCGTTTCGCCACGTTTTTGATAGGGTACAGGGGGCGCTCACGTTCAATTTTATGTATATCGGCGCATGATCTGACCAGGTGGAGACTCCAATCGTGGagtcagttattgaagtgagagtcCCTCTATCCACCCAGAACATATCTATCCTTGAGTAAGTTTTATGCCTTGGGGAGAAAAAGGTAAATTCCCTTGAAGAGGAATTGAGACATCTAAATGTATTGTATAAACCCTCTCTATATAACCAAGAAGGAAGAACCAGCACATTCCTGGTGGATGCTGTGGAGTCCACCTTTTTGTCTGCTATTATGTTGAAGTCTCCACATAATAGTAATTTGCTCATAAGGACTTTTCTGATCTTCTTTATTACTCTGTTCAGGAAGGAGATTTGGGATTTGTTAGGTGCATAAATGTTCACCAGAGTAATTGGTGAATTATTTATGGTGCCTTGCAATATCAGGTATCTACCCTTGTCGTCtgaaatttgtttattaagagaaaaATGAAGACTATCTCTCAGGGCAATCAGTACTCCAGCGTGTTTTTTATGGGCATTTGAAAAGTAAATATGCgggtattgtttatttgaaaatttagGACAAGACTGTTGGGCAAAATGCGTTTCTTGCAAACATAAGATGTCTATTTTGGACGCTTTAGCATCCTTCCAGACCATTGAGCGTTTGAATGGGGAATTTAATCCCCTAACGTTCTGGGAACAGGTTTTGAGTGTATTTGTTTGGGATACATTAGCAGCATAGCAAATATACGAACTTAAAACAAAGATACAGGCGAAAACAGTAATATGCCTGTTAACATTAAACAATATATGAGTTGCGTTATTCATGTTATTTGTGAGGGCATACTTAAGATAATCTATCTTATTGCATGAAAACATCAATATGAGCCCTCCACggaaagagcagtgagactgtaaaaTTAAACAGTTAAACTTTAGATAAGagcaggtataaaaacctgaaacCTGTTATGGGGGGGAAAGTTTGGCTTGCAGACCATCAGCCCGGTATTGAAGGTCAGCGAGAAATGTGACCAGCATCATATAAGGAAGAACACTTGTGATGTTCATGCTGTTTTCACAGAGGAGTAGTAGGAAGCGTGTGGCGATGGGAGGATTTCGGGGGTCTCTGAGGTTTGCTTGATTGTGGTTCCTCTGGAAGTAAGATATTCCATTTTGAGAGGACATTGGCGCTATCTTCTGATGAGTTTAGAGCATGCACTGTGTTATCTTTGTGGACTATTATTTTTgcaggaaagccccatttgtagggaATTTTTGCAGCTCTCAGGGATGAAGTGATTAGAGAGAAAGCCTTTCTTGCTGGGATAGTATTCTGTGACAAGTCGGTGAAAAGGCTTGTTTGTAAATGGAGATGGTAGGGCGCCCTGCTTTCTTGAAGCTGTCATCAGGGCGTCTTttatatggaaaaaatgaaatttggcgatTACGTCTCTTGGAACTGAGTCTGGTAGAAAGTTCGGCTTTAGCAATCTGTGCGCTCTATCGATAGTGCAATCTAATTCTGAGGCATCTGGAAGGATGCTTTTGTTAGCTTGGTGAGGAAGCTTTTTAGATCATGCTGTGGGACTCTCTCTGGGATGCCTCTAAACTTGACGTTACACCTCCTGCTCCTATCTTCCAGATCTGTAAGTTTTTTCtttatgtcttctacttcctcttccagggagtagtgtgcatctattaatttgttgtgggatgcagttacttctcccattttggttTCAATATGGTCGGTCCTTTCTTCTAGATCTGTTATAGAGGTGTTTAGGGTGTTTGACAGAGACTTTATGTCCTTTTGCAAAGATCCCTTTAATGCTaggatcatttgttttataaaatctTCCATAGCAGGCATGTTGGATGATGGGACACTTATAATGAGGTCAGGCTCTAATGGGGGTCTTCTTGCTGTTGGTTAGTATGTGAAGAGAGTCAGGGGTGCTGTTTTTCAGGGCTTGATAAAGGACTGGAGAGGAAAGATGGTGGCTTCGAACCCGATGGCGCCATTTTGCAGCCGTGTGGAGCGGCACCAGCACCCTCCTCAGAAGAATCACTCACCCCGCGTCTGGATGTGGTCTTCGGTTTCTCTTCACATTGTATTTCTTGGTCAGCGTTTTGTCTTCTCAGGCCGGGTGACCGAGAAGGAGAAACCTCTGTGTCTTCTCTGGGgcttggaggtgagggggagccctCTTTGTTCATCGGTCCCTGCCTCCTCGGTCCGCGGGTGATGAAAAAGTCCGAGACTTTGTTAAGTGGCGTTTTGGTGTTTCTTCTTTTAGGCATTTTGTTGCAGAGGACCTTCAGGCTGCTTTTAGGTGTTTTTGAAGGGGTTAAGATCCCTCTTGGGCAAGGATTGTAAGCAGGGAAGGCTCTGTGTCATGTAACTGTCCTGGTTCTCGTTCGGGCCCCTCCTCCCCCAAAAGAGCTTTTTATTGGGTTCAAGTATAGTGAAGGCAAGACAGTGTCCGTCTCAATGTACAGCCTATTTCAGCTCACACTACTTCAAGGGAGCTCAATCTAAAAGCCTCAGTACAGGGGAGCCACGATCCCCAGAAGCCCTATCACCGGCACTTAGATGTCACAGAGctattctctctgttatcagctcgCTGTCTAGCGCGGTCAGTGAGCTTCCCTGAGCCCAGTCGTTTTCTGTGAGTGAACAGCTGTAGTTGGCTGTGTTGTAACAGGGGGTTCGGGGAGGCATCGTGTGAGCTGGTAAtgtctccttcctttctttcctcaCGCCGCGCTCAGCCGCGGTTGCTGGTGTCTAAAATGGCGCCTCCTTCCCACGCTTCAGCAGGCTTCTGCTTCTTTTGTGCCCACTGTTTAATGTGGATAGGCAGCTGCTGTGGGTTAACGTGTGTCGGGAGGCTCTGGGAAACAGTGTGTATCCTAAGGTTGTCTCCTTCACTTTCTCTCTGCACACTGCGCTCAGCCGCGGCTGCCGGATTTTAAGATGTCGCTCCGTTCCCGTGCTTCGGCGGGCTTctactaatagtgacccaccgGGAGATTCAGCAAAGGTTGCGGTGGGGCTCCGTTCTTTTCTTCCTCTCTGCGGAGAACACTGCTAGGGACGGCAGAGTCCTCCGGTGAAGTTTCAGGCGTCCTCACCCCCGCGGGCAGTGCTGAGCGATAAAGATCTCCGTCCCTCCCGGCTTCACTTCTCGGAGTTCAGGTACTGCCTCTTTGTTGTAGGGATCTTTAGTGTTCGTTTGAGCCGATTTTTCTGAGCTGGAGATGCTATTTAAGTAGCTTTAATTACCGGGTGCGAGCAGAGCTCAGGGAGACATGTCTGCTCgggtctgcatctaggccacgcccctcatcgctgctttttttttaaatgggactgTCTAATGTCAAAATCGCATCAcataaaaattgcaagtttgtgctttttgcaatttttgtgcaatgcgattttaacattagacagtcccattgaaagaaacgaagcgatattgcagcgttaaaaaaaccttAGTCGGTAAAAAGCCATTAAGGGGATGTGTTcttagaaaatgacctattaaataaatcacatttttgtgttaaacatgatTTTTAAGAATTgttggtgattttttaaattttcggtCACAACAGgtatgtaaaaaagaataaacctAAAATACTGAATTTTTAAAGTGatcacagagcctaataataggcAGATACTTCTTCCTTTTTTGTAGAGAAGATTTTTCAGAAGTCATCTCACTAATATCAacggcaggattacactgagagttaACACcaatatgtagataacacagaatccaccatttGCAATAGATGACCAGCTGTGACAATCTACTCCTTCCCTGCAAAAATACGTCTTCaccggtcacagagcatgccaagaacagtctcccatacaagccaATTGTTTCcctcttgtccattg
Coding sequences within it:
- the LOC136571909 gene encoding olfactory receptor 5AR1-like, which translates into the protein MENSNQTVPFHFFLLGLSTVPQLQVLGFLLLLVVYIIALLGNGLLLITVRISPTLHTPMYFFLCNLSIIDIFVSSTVVPVILKNTLSTDKSISVTGCALQMFFSLVGGVAECLLLTVMAYDRFVAICKPLHYSSIMNMRFCVILALIPWTLGLVNSFIHVPVVFIGLSFCRNHFINHFFCEIPPILRLSCKDPWLNKTMMYVVCAILIFCSLSLNVISYVYIISSILKIRSSQGKQAAFSTCSSHVTVLTFYYATLMFMYLQPPSSHSLETDSILSLLYTAGMPMMNPIIYSIRNKDVKNCVRKMIKTK